One Cucurbita pepo subsp. pepo cultivar mu-cu-16 chromosome LG11, ASM280686v2, whole genome shotgun sequence DNA window includes the following coding sequences:
- the LOC111805622 gene encoding serine/threonine-protein kinase tricorner-like, whose protein sequence is MDGGDGTVRLGALNMKSDRSGLDLGPDVSVSSPVTRQKAAAAKQFIENHYKNYLQGLQDRKDRRRTLQRRVQEAQMSAEEQEEMLRNLERRETEFMRLQRRKVGIDDFEQLTVIGKGAFGEVRLCRAKGTGEIFAMKKLKKSEMLSRGQVEHVRSERNLLAEVDSRCIVKLFYSFQDSEFLYLIMEYLPGGDIMTLLMREDILSEDVARFYIAESILAIHSIHQHNYIHRDIKPDNLILDKNGHLKLSDFGLCKPLDDKYSSILLNDEDLTAQQTKSEGQDHTDSNGSQWMMPKEQIQQWKRNRRALAFSTVGTLDYMAPEVLLKKGYGMECDWWSLGAIMYEMLAGYPPFCSDDPRMTFRKIINWRTCLKFPEEPKISEQAKDLISHLLCDVETRLGTRVVEEIKAHPWFKGIQWDKLYEMEPAYKPTVTGELDTQNFEKFPEVQDPPSEMPTVGPWRKMLTSKDTNFIGFTFKKSNVKSLEGTGPDTHSNTSSKTPSLVSLLGRIDLQETVIPEIEQKQVE, encoded by the exons ATGGACGGTGGTGATGGGACTGTGAGGCTTGGGGCTCTGAACATGAAGTCGGATCGAAGCGGATTGGATTTGGGCCCCGATGTGTCTGTTTCGTCTCCGGTGACCAGGCAGAAAGCCGCCGCTGCTAAGCAGTTCATTGAGAATCATTACAAGAACTATCTCCAAGGTCTTCAAGATCGCAAGGACAG ACGGAGAACGCTTCAACGAAGAGTGCAAGAAGCTCAGATGTCGgcagaagaacaagaagagatgcTGAGGAACTTGGAACGCAGAGAAACAGAATTTATGAGACTGCAAAGACGTAAAGTTGGAATCGATGACTTTGAACAATTAACAGTCATCGGTAAAGGTGCATTCGGCGAG GTTAGGTTATGTCGTGCAAAAGGAACTGGGGAAATTTTTGCCATGAAAAAGCTGAAGAAATCAGAGATGCTTAGCCGTGGGCAG GTTGAGCACGTTCGATCTGAGAGGAATTTACTTGCAGAGGTTGATAGTAGGTGCATTGTAAAactcttttattcttttcaagaTTCTGAGTTCTTATACCTTATTATGGAGTATTTACCTGGTGGTGACATTATGACGTTGCTAATGAGAGAAGACATTCTGTCCGAGGATGTTGCTCGCTTTTACATAGCAGAGAGCATTTTAGCTATTCATTCAATTCATCAGCACAATTATATACATAG GGATATAAAACCAGATAACTTGATCCTAGATAAAAATGGTCATCTGAAGCTTTCAGATTTTGGCTTGTGCAAGCCTCTGGATGATAAGTACTCAAGTATACTTTTGAATGACGAAGACTTAACTGCCCAGCAGACCAAAAGTGAAGGTCAAGATCATACTGACTCTAATGGATCCCAATGGATGATGCCGAAAGAACAAATTCAACAGTGGAAGCGTAATCGTCGTGCGTTG GCTTTTTCAACTGTTGGGACCCTGGATTATATGGCACCTGAAGTATTGCTTAAGAAAGGGTATGGAATGGAGTGTGATTGGTGGTCATTAGGGGCCATTATGTATGAGATGCTGGCTGGTTATCCTCCTTTTTGTTCTGATGATCCAAGGATGACCTTCCGCAAG ATAATAAATTGGCGAACTTGCCTGAAATTTCCCGAGGAACCAAAAATCTCTGAGCAAGCCAAGGACCTGATCAGCCACTTGCTTTGTGATGTTGAAACAAGGTTGGGAACACGAGTAGTAGAAGAAATAAAG GCACATCCATGGTTCAAAGGGATTCAGTGGGATAAGCTGTATGAAATGGAACCTGCATATAAACCAACTGTCACTGGAGAACTAGACACTCAGAACTTTGAGAAGTTTCCTGAG GTTCAAGACCCTCCCTCAGAAATGCCAACTGTTGGACCTTGGAGAAAG ATGCTAACTTCAAAAGATACGAATTTCATTGGATTTACTTTCAAGAAGTCAAACGTCAAATCACTTGAGGGTACAG GTCCAGATACGCATTCAAACACATCATCAAAAACCCCATCTCTAGTTTCCTTGTTGG GTCGAATAGACTTGCAAGAAACAGTGATACCAGAAATTGAACAAAAGCAGGTAGAATAA